From a region of the Tursiops truncatus isolate mTurTru1 chromosome 13, mTurTru1.mat.Y, whole genome shotgun sequence genome:
- the LOC109552610 gene encoding uncharacterized protein isoform X2, giving the protein MLMSTWRPVQNHSSCIVLSNHHEKRHRQSRFRDFYKGKKTGISWQDFHKDHWVFGCFLGEWREETITPSESGLMDTKRKFDPHSRRYAPHPQKWVRKMGILPYPKVHPTNESIEDSPREQKNYAGSIQHDVTLIASSFLYLQLASRTSEKALPEGLVEELPRDRAEEESPFNAKVASGVTENGAPGGTHMSLSVLKESEKGASRKRFTPTFTN; this is encoded by the exons ATGCTTATGTCCACCTGGAGGCCTGTACAGAATCATTCATCCTGCATCGTTCTGAGTAACCACCATGAGAAACGACACAGG CAGTCTAGATTCAGAGAtttttacaaaggaaagaaaactgggaTTTCATGGCAGGATTTCCATAAGGATCACTGGGTGTTTGGATGCTTCCTGGGAGAGTGGAGAGAAGAGACAATCACGCCATCAG AATCTGGCctgatggatacaaaaagaaaatttgatcCTCATTCAAGAAGATATGCACCTCACCCCCAGAAGTGGGTCAGAAAAATGGGCATCCTGCCATACCCCAAAGTGCACCCTACAAATGAGTCAATTGAAG ACTCaccaagagaacaaaagaacTATGCAGGCAGTATACAGCATGATGTGACCCTCATAGCGTCGTCTTTTCTGTATTTGCAGTTGGCCTCAAGAACCAGTGAAAAGG CTCTCCCCGAGGGCCTGGTGGAGGAGCTGCCCAGGGacagggcagaggaagagagTCCATTTAATGCCAAG GTGGCCTCAGGGGTAACTGAAAATG GAGCCCCGGGGGGAACCCACATGTCACTCTCGGTTCTGAAGGAATCTGAGAAGGGAGCCTCCAGGAAGAGATTCACCCCAACTTTCACCAACTGA
- the LOC109552610 gene encoding uncharacterized protein isoform X1, whose amino-acid sequence MLMSTWRPVQNHSSCIVLSNHHEKRHRQSRFRDFYKGKKTGISWQDFHKDHWVFGCFLGEWREETITPSESGLMDTKRKFDPHSRRYAPHPQKWVRKMGILPYPKVHPTNESIEDSPREQKNYAGSIQHDVTLIASSFLYLQLASRTSEKALPEGLVEELPRDRAEEESPFNAKVASGVTENGTYSGINHLLGEKMLMIRKVGFVCWLSSGEPP is encoded by the exons ATGCTTATGTCCACCTGGAGGCCTGTACAGAATCATTCATCCTGCATCGTTCTGAGTAACCACCATGAGAAACGACACAGG CAGTCTAGATTCAGAGAtttttacaaaggaaagaaaactgggaTTTCATGGCAGGATTTCCATAAGGATCACTGGGTGTTTGGATGCTTCCTGGGAGAGTGGAGAGAAGAGACAATCACGCCATCAG AATCTGGCctgatggatacaaaaagaaaatttgatcCTCATTCAAGAAGATATGCACCTCACCCCCAGAAGTGGGTCAGAAAAATGGGCATCCTGCCATACCCCAAAGTGCACCCTACAAATGAGTCAATTGAAG ACTCaccaagagaacaaaagaacTATGCAGGCAGTATACAGCATGATGTGACCCTCATAGCGTCGTCTTTTCTGTATTTGCAGTTGGCCTCAAGAACCAGTGAAAAGG CTCTCCCCGAGGGCCTGGTGGAGGAGCTGCCCAGGGacagggcagaggaagagagTCCATTTAATGCCAAG GTGGCCTCAGGGGTAACTGAAAATGGTACGTACTCTGGAATCAATCATTTGCTTGGGGAAAAAATGCTGATGATAAGGAAGGTGGGCTTTGTTTGCTGGCTTTCATCTGGAGAGCCACCCTGA
- the LOC109552610 gene encoding uncharacterized protein isoform X4, whose amino-acid sequence MLMSTWRPVQNHSSCIVLSNHHEKRHRQSRFRDFYKGKKTGISWQDFHKDHWVFGCFLGEWREETITPSESGLMDTKRKFDPHSRRYAPHPQKWVRKMGILPYPKVHPTNESIEDSPREQKNYAGSIQHDVTLIASSFLYLQLASRTSEKAVPGHWFTISTPLGEKLRCRDD is encoded by the exons ATGCTTATGTCCACCTGGAGGCCTGTACAGAATCATTCATCCTGCATCGTTCTGAGTAACCACCATGAGAAACGACACAGG CAGTCTAGATTCAGAGAtttttacaaaggaaagaaaactgggaTTTCATGGCAGGATTTCCATAAGGATCACTGGGTGTTTGGATGCTTCCTGGGAGAGTGGAGAGAAGAGACAATCACGCCATCAG AATCTGGCctgatggatacaaaaagaaaatttgatcCTCATTCAAGAAGATATGCACCTCACCCCCAGAAGTGGGTCAGAAAAATGGGCATCCTGCCATACCCCAAAGTGCACCCTACAAATGAGTCAATTGAAG ACTCaccaagagaacaaaagaacTATGCAGGCAGTATACAGCATGATGTGACCCTCATAGCGTCGTCTTTTCTGTATTTGCAGTTGGCCTCAAGAACCAGTGAAAAGG CTGTGCCTGGGCATTGGTTTACTATCTCCACTCCCCTGGGagagaaactgaggtgcagagacgATTGA
- the LOC109552610 gene encoding uncharacterized protein isoform X3, which translates to MLMSTWRPVQNHSSCIVLSNHHEKRHRQSRFRDFYKGKKTGISWQDFHKDHWVFGCFLGEWREETITPSESGLMDTKRKFDPHSRRYAPHPQKWVRKMGILPYPKVHPTNESIEDSPREQKNYAGSIQHDVTLIASSFLYLQLASRTSEKALPEGLVEELPRDRAEEESPFNAKVASGVTENVSTEQNGHNEHFQWGFLC; encoded by the exons ATGCTTATGTCCACCTGGAGGCCTGTACAGAATCATTCATCCTGCATCGTTCTGAGTAACCACCATGAGAAACGACACAGG CAGTCTAGATTCAGAGAtttttacaaaggaaagaaaactgggaTTTCATGGCAGGATTTCCATAAGGATCACTGGGTGTTTGGATGCTTCCTGGGAGAGTGGAGAGAAGAGACAATCACGCCATCAG AATCTGGCctgatggatacaaaaagaaaatttgatcCTCATTCAAGAAGATATGCACCTCACCCCCAGAAGTGGGTCAGAAAAATGGGCATCCTGCCATACCCCAAAGTGCACCCTACAAATGAGTCAATTGAAG ACTCaccaagagaacaaaagaacTATGCAGGCAGTATACAGCATGATGTGACCCTCATAGCGTCGTCTTTTCTGTATTTGCAGTTGGCCTCAAGAACCAGTGAAAAGG CTCTCCCCGAGGGCCTGGTGGAGGAGCTGCCCAGGGacagggcagaggaagagagTCCATTTAATGCCAAG GTGGCCTCAGGGGTAACTGAAAATG TGAGCACAGAGCAGAACGGGCACAATGAACACTTCCAATGGGGCTTCCTCTGTTGA